In Euphorbia lathyris chromosome 2, ddEupLath1.1, whole genome shotgun sequence, the sequence CCTCATCCAAGTCGTTGATAACAGACTCATTCTCCAAGGATCCTTCGGCCCCATACTTAGCGGACCAGTATTTgcctaggtcaggcttcgccgtctgcACAAAGAAGTAAGGATCAAAACTTAAATTCTAAACGTAATGAACAAGTGAAAGGTAAAGGCAACCTACTTGTTCCATCTCCCCCGCAGGCATGGCGgatctcatggcatccgccataaacttgggaccaccagaagctgcaggcttcctccttttcagAGGCGGATCGACCATTGCATCCGCCAGACGTTTCCCTGTGTCCTTTTGAGGATTCGCCACCTGAGCTTTCTTGCGAGCTTCATCCTCCaacaacttcctacgcttctctgcaagagtgtgattggccttagataaacccatgtcaaagaaaacaataaagtaatcaaggttcaagaagaaaacaaagttaccttggtcaaactgtgtaatcttcgagtaaatgaacttgtccccatCATTGCGAATCAAGggaatatcactcatcatgaaggctaaagcgtccgcatatgtccaggcatccgccttgacactcttcatgagctccgccataACCTCATCACTCGCcgtcaatattcgcatatcacccgccatatgcaaaggtttgggattccagaatgttggaaaacccagtgattcgccctcgtttatcttcacgtagaagaatttctcatcccaacagtggacattggacattttgccactgaatggcgaatacactccaaattttgcaaaagtAAGAAACGACTCCGACTTTCGCTTtgacggtttatgaaaagctctaaagatccgCCCAGTGAATACTACCCCTAAATTCGAAGCTAGATAGCAATCTAAAGCaatatctaaccagccattgggGTGTAGTTGGCTGGCGGTGATATCAAAATAggaaaggatgtccgccatcatcttgggaagagaaagtcggaaccctctctctacGTGACTACAATATACGGTTAGAAAGCCACTTGGCGGATAGGAGGGACGTTGATGAGCCGCCGCTAATTGAGTCTCATAGTTATTGATCCATGGGAAGCGAATTgccagatccgctagatccgcggcattcatgcgagacgaagtggactccgctcgaggattctttttcctaggtagGGAAGAGGAAGAGGCCATTGTTCCCGAAAAATGCCTAAAATCTACGGCCGGCGCAACACCGGTGGCCGAAGTAGAAAGAATTTGactcctagtggaacgagttcgataacgattacacgccgagtcacGTAACTCGGCTAAATCGGAGCTAACTGTGTCCTCGGAGGAAGATGAATTTcccgatgacgaagtggtccaactaaaactaaCTACAATTTCAGGAGGaggggtcaaattaaaaagctcaGAGGTCGATCTAGAGGAGgacgaagaactcctaaacattcagaaaaaatagaaggagaaaagatgaacttacatgtaagaaagctttgaaggaactCTGAAACTCCCAAGAAAAGCTTCGAGCAGTGAAAAGGTAAATGGAAACGAAAtagggaagaaagagaaagagaaggaagaagacggCGTCTTCTCTTTCCTTGGACAGGGCGCTCGTTACACGTGTCACCctgcgattggcatcgaacagagtgctcattaatgcaggtagTCAAGACGGCGCGTAGAAGATCAAAAgtcctaaaggactttaagggaactttagggggggcttctgataacattgagatattatcccgaggatcaaacgggatattcacctaaagagCGCCGCGTATTGATCCTCCAAAGAAATCCGCCTGGCGGATCATCAAAGTCCCATCAAAAGAGACCTgccggcgaacctatgaggcgaatctccttgaacactcATTCGTCATTAGAACGGTTGGGCCGacctggccataaagaccattaatgagctattaattggctaaccgccagcttaaagataacttgtaaccgccattaatggaacattaatggagactttctagttactgaaggttacaactttctagctatatatagcctacgtctcgggctatccaggtacacattcacttaccctttgtcaattcagtttgccctcttgttcttccttactgactttggcatcggagcttcccccccccccctcccgtcgaacccaacgacgcccccacagggacggaagttgaccAGAATTTCTCCGCTTGTCATGAAACCCATAATTAAATCATTGAacttttatgattttaatgttaaatTTCTAATCATTTATAACTTCCTACACTTTAATTTTTCCAAACATTGAACTACTGAAGGTTTCATTACTAAGTTATTAGTGAAAGATTCAATGTATGTAAAATTAAAGATCACGAGTTTAATCAGAAaagttataaaaataataggattaatcaagaaaaattataaaggtCATGAGTTTAATCaagaaaattataatttttttgccTATAATAGTAAAAAATGACTATGAATTGAATATACTAAATTTATTATAAGTTAGCTTAATATATGATGCTTGTATATGAACGTAAGTTTGTGTAACCAATATTagtgatatatttttttattagactCTTTTTATGTATTAGTTTGGAAGTAAAATAATCAATTCAATTACTAATTCAAATAATATTGTTTAAAGTCAAAAACACAAAATTATTACCACgaaacttttatttttcatttcaagttcttttttttggtaggaaaagaaaagaaaaacaaacaaacaaaaaacctaacccgggatcagtctaggaaggctgaccccaaccctatcctcaagaagGATAGACAACAGAAAAGAGGgaggaacagaaagggtagaaacacctaacatccccccatgcccagcagcagccaagcgatccgccacgcggttttgctccctatagaTATGGGAGAAACTAAGagcctcaaaggcaggacgaagcctcaaaatagcctTGATAAGATTCTGGTTCTTCAGACCAACAGTCTGGCTATCAGAAATCCTGTTGATCGCCTCcaaattatcagattccaccgaaaggcaggacgaagcctcaaaatagcctTGATAAGATTCTGGTTCTTCAGACCAACAGCCTGGCTATCAGAAATCCTGTTGATCGCCTCcaaattatcagattccaccgaaaggcaggacgaagcctcaaaatagcctTGATAAGATTCTGGTTCTTCATTTCAAGTTCTTTAATtattagatatatattttttaattattaaatatataaatatatatatatatatatttaaactttagaaaaaaaactatttatttattattttaaaaaaaaataagataatTAAGTAAACAATTATCAAAACATGTAGGTAAGTCCTTGAATTTTTTAAGGTTTTAAGTATTAGACCCTCCTTTAATTTTTACAATATTCACTAACAATTTAGCTAATTGAACTGTTAGTTAGTGAGGCTCAATGTATATGAAAATCAAAATTCATGGgcttaatttgaaaaaaaaaatgatgagaGAATCCTAAAAATTCAAAGACTTATATGAATTTAACCTATGTGCCACACACATAAGAAGATACATATTTATTTACAGTGGTTGGAAAACTAATTTTGGATGGAATTCAATTCTGTTTGCTcaatttttatgtttaaaagagaaaaaaaaatgaatttgctCATATTTTGGACTTGTGATGTGAGAAAAACAATGTGAAATGtacatataatttattttttaaaaattatctatataactatatcaaataataattttaattatattaaactaaataaattattttttttaatatattttaagaattaagatTTATTGcttaaaaaaagaattaaagtttataaattataaatctagaatatatattttttaagtttatgatttattatagatttataaattatgatataaaaccatttatttatgatatatagAAAAACGTGatatatttagaattaaatttggtaATATGATTTGattgtaattttatatctaattataaatgattttatcagaattcaatttcaattgaaaatagttttttttttttgagaaaaattgaaaatagttTGTGAAAAATGTATTTAGGCAATTAGTAATTATTAAGTTGTTGTGTATTAAAGATATTTTCAAATGTAGAAAAACACCTGATaaataattgaattttaataaggaacttcaatgttttttttttttttcccaaacaatGAAACGAAAGCCcaaaaaagaaaatgagaaaaatgataTAACAGTTTCATAGCCAAACAAGCTACGCCAGGTGTTAAAAGAGAAACACGCTTTCAACAAAATGGGAAAAAAAATTTGGAGGTGCGGGGAATCGAACCCCGTGCCTCTCGCATGCGAAGCAAGCGCTCTACCATATGAGCTACACCCCCACGTTAAATTGTTTCCCATAGTATCATATAACTCCTTTTACTAGCTTTGGTTTATTGTGTTTTACTTTTATCTTTATCGAAGCTGACGAATTCCAGTCTAGAATTGCCGCGATGAAGTGAAGACACCTGCTGCATGCATCCTTTCTTTCACCGCTACATAGAAAACCTAAACAATAGTCAACTTCCATTTATGACACTCAAAACTTTCAACTCATTTTCTAAGCAGTTACATTATTATGATGCAATAAACAAGAAAAACATTTGTTTTCATCCTTCCTTCCTTAGTGTTCCTACTTACAGACAAGTTCCATGGCATCATCAGCAACACCTGTAATCAACACCCACCCCCTTTATTTCTTCCCTCTATATGCATTTCCCCACCATCATCAACATCTATCTATCCATCTATCTAAACTTAGCTCCAATGGATGAGAAAAAGAAAGGTCTCAAATGGAGAAAACCACATCTTCAATCAATTCAAATTAAGGGCTCCTCATCATCAACCACATCACaattcaaagaagaagaagaatttttaAGCCCATCATCTCGATTGTTGCACGAACCCAATTTCAATCTATACATCATAGCCATTAGTGGCTTGAAAACCCCAATTGATCCACAGATTGTCAAATCCAATTTACCCCACACTTTGCTTAAGCACCCTCGCTTCTCCAGTTTGCAGGTAACTAGACCTATCTTCTTCCGCTTTTTCCCCCTTTTTGAatgagtaaattacattcatTTATTTCACAGGTAGTAGACGAGAAAGATCAGAACAAAATGAAATGGGTGAAAACACAAGTTGATTTAGAGAATCACATAGTAGTACCAAAACTAGACGAAAACATCGAAAACACAGACAAATGGGTAGAAGACTACATCCACGAGCTCAGCAAAACCACCATAACCATGTCTCAGCCTCTATGGGATATGCATCTGCTCAATCTGAAAACTAAAGACGCTGAATCTGTTGGCGTTTTAAGAGCACACCATTCACTCGGCGATGGAACTTCTCTTATGTCTCTACTTCTCGCTTGCACTCGCCAAACTTCTGATCCGAACGCGCTCCCTACAATTCCGACTGCCGGAAGGAGTAAGATGAAAAGAGCACAGCAGCTTAAAAATGGGAGATTTGAGAGATTTGTAATGGGGATTTGGTGGTTCGTTGGGTTGGTTTTGAATACTGTGATTGATGTGCTTATGTTTATAGCGACGACGGCGTTTTGGAAGGATACGGAGACGCCGCTTAAAGGTGGAGACGGCGTTGAGTTTACTCCTCGGCGATTTGTTTGGCGGAATCTCTCtttggatgattttaagttGGTCAAGAATGCTATGAATGCTGTGAGTTCAGTTCACTTCTTTATTTAACGTGGTTTTTCATAAATGATAGTATAATATTGGGGTTTATATACAGACCATAAACGATGTCGCTTTGGGAGCTACACAAGCTGGTTTGTCACGTTATCTTAATAGAAAATATGGTGAGCTGTTTTATTTTTGCTACATATAATTTAGcctcaaatatatatttttggcaTATATTTGCTTTCTCCAACCCCATTTTGAAACaacataaaaaattattacaattcatatcaaataattaccgttttttttttattttaggttaAGATAGGAATTctattaatgatttttatttaattcaagaatctaattgatgattttgatagtttaaagttgtaattgatttttttaaaagttaaaatgagTGTTATATTTACATTTTTCTAATAAAGGCTAAAATTGGCTTTTAAAATTAGCATAAGCGTAATTCAGCCTTATCAATTTTTAGTtattaatttagattgtttGGACATAGTATTTTAAAATAAGTGAGGATAGGTAAAGGctatacttactttgttttggccttactttgtgtgttttcaccattggattaattttttaatccaccatccaatggtgaaaacacaccaagtaatggtactttgtcaaaaacaaagtaaccataaatATATTTAGGTAATCTTGTTTGTATTGAGTTGTAATTTAAGACAATAGTAAACTCATAATGAATGAGAATAGTAAGCCataatgaaaatgaattttgaatAGTTTTTCATACGACTCACGTATTTCTACCTTAGTTTAATTATACTCTATccaaacaaaatctaaaattgaCGGGTATCAAATCAATCcagaaaatataattatattttttatacgaAACTTTATCATGTTTACATTTTGTTATCtgaaatctatttttatatcTACTATGTAttactaaaaatattattaaaataacagGAGAAGAGAAGAtgaatgaggaagaagaagcaaGTGAAGTGAAGAACAACCTTCCTAAGAATATTAGGCTGAGAGCAACTCTTCTGATAAATATAAGACCAGTTGCAGGGATTCAGGCATTAGCTGATATGATGGAGAAGGATACAAAAGCAAAGTGGGGTAATTGGATAGGCTACGTTCTACTACCAATTACCATAGCCATCAAAGATGATCCATTAGATTATGTTCGTGAAGCTAAATCCACCGTTGATCGAAAAAAGCATTCTCTGGAAGCCTTTTTCACTTTCTGTATTGCTGATATCTTCCTCAAACTTTTCGGTATTAAGGTACCTAAACACCTAATTAATAGTACTTCTTAAtacatgattatatatataattagggTTATGTTGACAGAAAGCAAGTGGATTATCCCATAGAGCGATCCACAACACAACAATGTGTTTCTCAAATCTGGTTGGACCACAAGAAGAGCTGACTTTTTATGGACATCAATTGGCTTATATAGCTCCAAGCTCTTATAATCAACCACACGTACGTATACAGTATATCATTTTCATttgaattttaataataataattaattaaatgttaataATGTTTAATTAAGTAAATTGTGTTTATTTATAGGCATTGATGATAAACTTCCAGAGTTATGCTCAAAAGATGAGTGTGGTAGTATCAGTAGATGAAGGGACCATTCCAGATCCTCACCAGCTTATTGACGATATTGTTGTGTCTTTCAACCTCATCAAACAAGCTGCCATTTCTTCTCCCAATCTCATTTAATTGTACTATATATGTATGTCTTtctattcaatttagttttaataAGTGTTTCCAtcgtattttaattttttttaatggtaatgaTGTTTGACGTAATAAAAATGTTCTTCCTAAACTATCTTGTATAGCTAGGCGTCAAAATATTTCGGTGGGAATAATTGTACATCCAAACTCCGCTTAAACAAGTGTTATCTCTAAATGTTCTAATTTCTGAGAGAGATAATGGTTGATTGGATTATTAAACAACATCATCTATTTAATTATCTCCGTTTACGAGAATTGCATATTGTTCCTTGAAAAATAAATTGAACATCAAATTTTACTTTATTCACAAGAGAGATGGATGATCAGTATGGAAACCAATCGATTCAATAGATGTTTGGATAGTGAAGGTGATAGCATAGGACTGCATAATGAAGTAGACAACAATAGCGATGGTTCTAATGATACTACAAGTCTGAACATCAAGCACCTAACATTTTAGTTGAGCACAATACCATTGATAAAGAAGTAGCTAGATCATATGATAATAATATAGACGTGGAATATGGTTCACAAATAGGAATGTCATATTCGACTTTACAGAGTTTGACTGATGTATACCGACAATATGTTAGTTTCAAAGATTTGTATGTTATAATACCATCGTCTAGGAAAGATAGAGGAGGCGATGATAAGTATAGGTTGTTAACGTGTGACAGAGTGAGGAAAAGAGCAGCTCGGAAAAATTTCAAAAAGGTAGGTTGCAAAACTAAAATCAGTGATGCATTTGAAAATGGTTGTTGGTTAGTTAAAAGTTGAATTGACGACCACAACCAAGGATTGCATCCAGCATTGAAAATAATGATGCCTAGTGAAAGAAATTTGACTATCCACGCAAAGAAAAAAACTGGAAGCCAATGATATGGTAGCAATAAGGTATCTAAGAGCATTAAAATCATGCAAGTTCAGAGTGGTGAACCAGAAAACTTTGGTTACTTGCGGGAATTTCATTAACAGTAGCAAAAGACGAAGGCTTGGTTTGGACGATTTCGGTTTTGACGATGCGGATGCAATAAGCAAACTTTTTTATGATTGGCAAAAGAAAGATCGAGATTTTTCTATTTGACCAATATGGATGATGAAGGAAAACTGTAGGATGTTTTGTATGAATTCATCCACGCTCAAATGCAGCATTTGAAGAATTCAATGATATAGTGAACTTTGACACAACTTATTCTGTTAACAAATATAAAATGTTATTTGTGACATTTATGGTTGTGAATCCTCGTGGGAGATTAATGATATTAGATTGTGCTCTAATATCTAATGAAGATACTGACTCTTTTAAGTGGGTGTTCTAAACTTAGATTGGGGTAATGGAATGAGAACCTCATGCGATCCTCACACATCAATGTGAGAGCATAAATGGAGCTATTATAGTTATACTTTCTAATGCAGTTCACTGATTCTACTTGCGGCATATCATAGCCAAGCTGCCTGATAAGTTTAAGTACACTCCTGAGTATCAGAAAGTCACACTTGAGTTTAAGGCATAAACCGTCAGACAAACAGAGTAACAGAGTCATTTTGTATCGCGTTATGGCTGTCATGAGAATTAAGATATGTttagttaaaaatctaaaaaaaatagtcaAAAGGGTCAAAGGATTAATGGTATGTTTtttaaaagggtaaattccaaaaaaaaaccctgtggtttgatgttgttccaaaaaaacccttgtgatttgttattacaaaaaaaaaggactgtggtttgcgccgttaaccaaaaaacggaaaatggcttaacggtgttaaaatgctgacgtggcacaggggtagagttggaaattcgaatttttttttatttttttattttttctctctcctcttcttctccttcctccttctcctcctcattcttccttcttcttcatccttctccttctcctccttcttcttcttccttcttcttcttccccctccttccttcttcttcctctcctcctcttcttcctcctccttcttctttttttttttcttccattctttttttttaatttccgatTTCcaaagaaatctggaaatttccgaaatCTGGAATCCAGATTGTcagaaatttccagaatttttccagatttccgtaaatctggaaaaattccagatttctggaaaatttccgaCTGCCCCTGCGTTTAATCCTTCCTCCGCAGGAATCATTGCTGATATATTCCATACCTCCTTCAATGATCTGGCCTTTAACGTTGCTGCTTCGCGTAATGCTGCAAATTAAACCTTTAAttaaatctcaaactcatacCACCAAATTAATTTCAATCCATAAGATTCCAAATGTTACTCTGTAATTGAATAGTgcaaatcaaattaaatctttAGATAGCAGCAGCCATAtacaaacaaatcaaaaagaaaaagagaaccTTAAATGAAAGAGATAAGCAGAAGAGAAGTGTGCGGTGATAACAGTCCTCCTTGCGTCTTCTTGAAGGAAGATGAGATCGTAAGGAACCtacaatatattttcttttttttctttccttgaaGTTTCCATCATCGAGTCAACTGAAAATGGATTTTGGACAGAAGCATGAACAGTAGCCTCTGTGTAAAAGGGTgtgaaatttccagatttctggaaattttccagaaatctggaaatttccagatttccgcaAATCTCCAGATTTCTTCGAGTatcgaaaattaaaaaaaaaagaatagaagaaaaaaaaggaagaagaaggaggagagaaggaagaaggaggaggagagaaggaagaagaagaagaaggaataagaagaagggagaaggaagaagatgaaggaggagggagaagaagaaggaggagaggaagaagaagaaaaagaaaaagacaaaagaaaaagaaaaaagaaaaatttaaaaaaaaattaaaaaaatcgaatttccaacct encodes:
- the LOC136217559 gene encoding wax ester synthase/diacylglycerol acyltransferase 11-like, whose protein sequence is MDEKKKGLKWRKPHLQSIQIKGSSSSTTSQFKEEEEFLSPSSRLLHEPNFNLYIIAISGLKTPIDPQIVKSNLPHTLLKHPRFSSLQVVDEKDQNKMKWVKTQVDLENHIVVPKLDENIENTDKWVEDYIHELSKTTITMSQPLWDMHLLNLKTKDAESVGVLRAHHSLGDGTSLMSLLLACTRQTSDPNALPTIPTAGRSKMKRAQQLKNGRFERFVMGIWWFVGLVLNTVIDVLMFIATTAFWKDTETPLKGGDGVEFTPRRFVWRNLSLDDFKLVKNAMNATINDVALGATQAGLSRYLNRKYGEEKMNEEEEASEVKNNLPKNIRLRATLLINIRPVAGIQALADMMEKDTKAKWGNWIGYVLLPITIAIKDDPLDYVREAKSTVDRKKHSLEAFFTFCIADIFLKLFGIKKASGLSHRAIHNTTMCFSNLVGPQEELTFYGHQLAYIAPSSYNQPHALMINFQSYAQKMSVVVSVDEGTIPDPHQLIDDIVVSFNLIKQAAISSPNLI